Genomic DNA from Filimonas effusa:
GTATATGACGCCGGAGGATGCAGTAAAGCTAAAAACCAATATGCACAGTGATGCCGTTTGGGATAGTATTCTTTCTGTTGCACAAGGTTTTGTTTGCACATGCGAGGACAAGATCGTTGGGATGTCGTTTCTTGTTCCCAGCGGGAATGCCTGGGATATTTTTCAGGCGGAATGGAGTTATATAAGAATGGTTGGTGTAGACCCTGATCTCAAGGGATACGGTATTGCCAGCAGGCTAATGCAGCAATGCATTGCTCATGCGAGATCTACGAACGAAACTATTGTTGCGCTTCACACTTCTGAAAAAATGAATGCAGCAAGGCATATTTACGAGAAACAGGGATTCAAAGTATTAAAGGAAATAGCGCCAAGATTGGGCATAAGATACTGGCTATATACGATGCAACTGTAATCATCGCCCCAGGTTGGGGAGCGTTTTATGGAATGAAAATGAAGGCTTTAGGGCAAAGTGTTGAAAATCAAATAAAAGGAGATATACCCAAAATCGAGGGCATAATTTTTTATGTCTTATCTTGGGGGTTCCGTGAATCAACGGACCAGCTTCATACAGATAAAATGAAAACACATCCGCTAACATTGCTTATCGTTATCCTGGCCGCTTTGCCATTCAGCAGCCAGGGGCAGCTAAACCTTATCAAATTAAATGAAGATTCTATTTTCAGCCGGCCGGTTTTTGAAAACTATAAGGCGCCCTGCCTGGTAGAAACAGGCCCGAACGAGCTTATGTTGTCGTTCTGCGGCAGCTCTTCGCAAAAGAGCAAACAAACGGCTATCTGGTTAATGAAATATAGCGGCAAAAGATGGAGCCGGCCCTTCCGGATTGCCGAAGGCAGCAGCAGCGACAGCATCCGGTATATCTGTTCCAATCCTGTGATGTTCAGATGTGGAAGCGGTAAAATGTTCTTATTTTATAAAGTAAGTTCAGATGAAAAGAATTGCTGGGGTATGTTACGCACCTCTGACCGGAAAGGGAAGAAATGGTTTGAGGCAGCCCGTTTGCCGGAAGGCGTATCGGGGCCATTTGCCGGCAAACCTTCGCAGTTAAAGGATGGCACTATCATGTACCCTTTGGTGCGGGAGCTACCCAATAAAAAATGGGGCATTTTTATAGAAAAGACCTGCGATCAGGGTAAGACATGGTCGAATAGCTGTATAGATTCAACGTGCGCCTTTCCGGTTGTTCAATCCAATATACTTTGTTACAATCCGGACAAAATACAGATGATATGCCGCGGCGGCGAAAACTACAATCTTCAATGCCGCTCAGACGACAACGGCAGTACCTGGATGAGAGCCGACACCAATCACCTCCCCGGGCCTTATTCAGAAGCGGATATTATTACCTTACACAGCGGATGGCAACTGATGGCCTACTGCAAGGATGGTCAGCTTAAATTAGCGTCGTCCCGGGATGGGCTGAAATGGCAGGAGGTGGCAGAACTGGAATGCAGCAATCCGTGTAAAGCGGGCTTTCCTTCTCTTCTGCAAACACAGGACGGCAATATACACGTTACCTTCACTAATGATCAACGCAATATTAAGCACATCGTTTTCCAGGAAAGGAGAACAGAAATTGCGGCCCTGTAACAAAGGCTGAATCAGCGCCTTTGTTACAGACCATTTTATCTTTCTACCAGGCACTATAATATTAATCCAGAGAAAGTTTTTCCAGATCGAGATCGGCCGGACCGGTGATCGCCTTACCATTAAAATCGTAGCGGGCGCCATGGCAGGGACAATCCCATGACTTTTCTGCTGTATTCCACTGCACTTCACACTTCATATGCGTGCACACGGGGCTTATTGCATGTAAAGCGCCATTCTCATTTTTATAGAGTGCTATTTTATGATCTTCGTATTTTACGATTTTAGCTTCACCATGCGCCAGTTCTGCCAGCTGGCTGATCTTTTCGCCGGAGAAAAGCTTTCCTAAAAATAATTTTACAACATCTGCATTATGGGAAACAAAGTTGGTAAAGCCAGCAACAGGTTTAATACGATTAGGATCCAGTAAACGTTCAAGCGCCGGCTTCTCTCCCATTATGATGCCTTTAAGCAATTGCGCTGCTACATGGCTATATACCATCCCATTTCCACCATAACCGGTAGCGACATAAATGTTATCCTGCTGACCTGGCAAATAACCTATATACGGAAGGCCGTCAGCAGGCTCGAAATATTGGGAAGACCATCGGTAATTAATTTCTTTTACTTTAAAGTGTTTGCGGATATGACTTTCAAGATGTAGCAGGCACCGATTGGTGTCTTCTTCTTTGCCGGTACCATGATCTTCGCCTCCTGCAATAAGATAGTCATGTCCATTAACATGCTGGGTACGGTAGTAGTGATAAGGATCGTACATATCGTAACTCAAGTCGTTAGGATAAGTGCCGTCTTCCAGGGTTGCTGCTATAGCGTAGGAACGGTAAGGTACGCAGCGCAAATGTAAAAGATTTACTCCCGGAGGAATATGTGTAGCATAGATAAGATGACCGGCGGTAAAATCCCCCCTACCCGTATTAACAACAAGCGGAGAACCAGAAACGACGCCGGTAACCCTGGTATCCTGAAGTATAATGCCTCCTGCCTCTTCGAAAGCTTTTGCAAGACCAAAGACATATTCCAGCGGGTTAAATTTAGCCTGACCAGCAACTTTTATCGCTGCTACAAAAGGCAACGGTACGGGAATGGCATTCGTGTCGTGGATGCTTAAACCTGCGTCTGCGGAGGCTTTTTTTATGTCCTGCAGTTCTTTTTCCTGCTCTTCGTCCTGTGCAAACAAAAACGCATCAGCATCTTCAAATCCGCAGCTGATATGGTAGCGGGCGATGTTTGTTTTTATCAGGTCAATCGCAGTTTTAACAGCTGCAGCTATATTGCGGGAAGCTTCTTCTCCGAAATTTTTGGAGATAACGGTATAGGGAGTGTCGAGCAGCGTATTCAAATGAGCTGTGGTACCTCCCGTTGTTCCAAAGCCAATGTTGGCTGCTTCTATTACAAGACATTTCAATCCCTGTTCCTGAAGCAAAAGCGCAGTACTTAAGCCGGTAATGCCGCCACCCGTTATAATACAGTCGAATATAACATTGTCATTTACCGGATTCACCGGAAAATAGGGTTCAATAGTATGCTGCCATAGGCTAGTGCTGGCTCCATCTCTGTTTATCATGTGTTTATAGTTTAGCAGCTATACCACTTCAAACACCTTGCCGTACTAACCGGGAAAACGCCCCATTCCGGCTGCTTGAACCGGAAAAGGAATATGCCAATAACTTAGAGAAACTCTTCGAATCCATACCGGGCCATACTCCAGAAGGCATCCAGCGCTATGATGCGTTGCTTTAAAAATGAGATCATCGCCGGCCAGTCTTCTTTACGGTGGATACTTACGTTCGCCAGCGTTTTACTAACGGCGTCAATCGTTTTCCCCCATTCATCGGTGAGGTTTTCCTGCCAGTCCCACATCTCTCCCTGTAATTCTTCTTCCAGCATTGCTTTCATCTGGGTAAGCCTTTGATATTGCAGCACGCGGAGGCTGGCATCTTTGTGTGAGCATGTGATGGCAATGCGGGTATGTTTATGATCGGCATCCATTTTAAACTGAATGCCGGGAATACCTGTTTTATAATTCACCCAGCTCACAGCTGTGCCTTCTGCAGATAATACAGGCTGCATATACCGGCCAAAGGTGGTCCAGAAAGCCTGTTTTTGCCGCGATATATCCTCTTTTGTGTACATATGCTGCCTTCTATATTAAACACTCAAATGTATACAAATAAGAAGCCATTCAAAAGGAATTGACTCTTGCAGAATATTTATGCAATTCTTTTATAAGGAGATCTTCCATGCAAGCGTTTAAATTGAAAGAGGCCGTATCACACCTATGATACGACCTCTCTGCTCATTCATTCAAGTTTGCTTATTACTTAGCACTTTCAGGCAACAACACAAAAGTGATATAGTTGCTGGTGTTCAGGTAAAGGGCTGCCGACTGTTTTACCTGTTCGGCTGTTAGTTTATTGATCAGCGCCGACTGCCTGCCGATCATATCCAATGGTTCTTTGTTTTGCAACTGGCTCGATAAATAAGTAAGCCAGAAACGATTGGTTTGAGTAACAGTGCCAAGCGTATTTAACGACTGCGCTTTAAACTTTTCCAGGTTTACGGTAGCAGGTCCATCTTTGGCCAAACGTGCTACTTCGTCGAGCGTTGAGGCGATCAGTTTTTGTACGTTCTGCGGAGAGCATCCGAAACTGATATTGATGGCATACCTGTTCTGCGGGTATTTACTTTGCGCAGCACTTACAGAAGGGGTATACACGCCGGATTCTTCTTCACGCAAACGCTCCAGCAGTCTTATATTCAGCACTTCGGCCACCGCTTCCATCGCCATATTATTCTCTTCAGAATAATTATAAGTGCCATTAAATACCAGGCGTACAGTTGCCTTATCTTCTTTTCCTTTGTATACCTTTTTCTCCAACATGCCGGCAGGTGGGTGAATGCCCAGTTCCCTGACATCCTGGTTGTGATGCGTTGCCGGTAATGCAGCCAGATAGTTTTCCATCAGAGGTTTGAATGTTGTAGTATCTATATTACCTACAAATACAAACGTGAAGGCAGCAGCATCAGCAAAGCGGGCTTTATAGAACTCCAGGCAGGAATCCAGCTGTATCTGGTCGAGCATTTCAACGGAAGGCGCCTTACGACGGAAATGGTAGTTTCCTAATACTACATTCATAGTATCGGAGAAAACACTGTTGGGGTCATTGGCCCTGTTGATGAGCTGAGGACGTGAGCGGTTCAGGATGCTTTGAAATAATGCGGAATCTTTCCGTGGCTGGGTAAAATACAGGTAAATCAATTGCATGGCTGTTTCCAGGTCTTCGGGAGCAGCACTGCCGTTAACGCCTTGCGTCCTGTCGCCGATAAAAGGTTTTACGCCAACCTGCTTGCCGGTAAGATATTTACCTAAAGCAGTATTGTCAAAGTCGCCCACACCTGCGCTTCCTATAATACCCGATGCGTTGACAGCCGATTGAAAGCCTTTATCGGAGCTGAGAGAAGTTCCGCCTGGGGCAAAGGCGCTGAAACCAATTTCATCATTCTTATAAGAGGTAGGCTTTACAACCACTTTCACGCCATTGCTCAGTGTATACATTATCCCTGCAACATCTTTCAGTTGGGTTTGAGCCACTATACGGCCCGGTGCGGGTTTTGCGGGCAACAGCACAGTACCCGCAGCTTCGTCTTTATAAGCAGTAATATTCTCCCTGCTTACTTCCTGTAACCAGCGGCTAAACGTCGCCGAATCGGGTAAGCCGGCTTTATCTTTTCCGGGAGCCATAATAATCACATCCCTGTTGGTGGCTTTGATATAAGTAGCAGGCACTTTGTTCACATCAGCCAGTGTAATACCCGGCAACAATTGTTTAACCAATGCCAGCTCATAATCTATTCCGGGAGCTGCGGCGCTATCCAGAAAATATTGCTGGTATTCTTTCACATAATTCTCAGAAGGAGTTTTACTCTTCTCCTTCCACGACGCGGTGTAACTGGTGAGTACATTTTGTTTTGCTCTTTCCAGTTCCGATTGGGTAAAGCCAAAACGTTTTACGCGTTCTATTTCGCGCCATACAGCTTTCACACCAGTTTCGAGTCCGCCTGTATTATTAACCCTGGCGCTGGCGCTGAAAAGCTGCAATCCGCCCATAAACGGCTGAATACCTACTCCCCCCTGGATGAACGGAGGCTGAGGCTGTTTATAATACTCCGCATAACGCTCGCCCATCATTTGGTTGAACAGCTGCTTTACTACTGCTTTGCGATAGTCAACATCCGTCACCAGCTTTTCTTCAGGCTGCTTCCATAATATTTCAGCGGAGGTAGTAGTATTTTCAGGATCTGTAGCAATCAGGTATTGGTCTTTTCCTGTAAGGGGGATGGTATAACGCGTGCGCTTCTTCAGCGACACAGGATTTTTGAGTGTGGCAAAAAGTGATTTCACCATCTTTTCCGTTTCGGCCACATCAATATCTCCTACTACCACAAGCGCCTGCTGATCGGGCCTGTACCAGTCGCGGTAAAATGCACGCAGGGTTTCAGGTTTACCATAAAGCAATACCGTATCTATACCAATCGGCATTCTATCGGCATACCTGGAATGATTCAGGAGCTGCGACCAGTATTGTTCGCGCATTCTTTCATCGGCGCCTTTGCGAAGGCGTTTTTCTTCGATGATAACGCCTCTTTCCTTGTTTATTTCCGTTTCATCGAGCGTAGCTTCCTGGGCCCAGTCGCGCATGATCCGGAAACCATTTTTTAACAATTCCTTGTCTTTGGTAGGTAAGGGCAACTGGTAAACAGTTTCATCGAACGAGGTGTACGCATTCAAGTCGGCACCGAACCTTACCCCTGATCTTTCGAGATAATCGACCAGCTCATTTTTAGGAAAATTTTTGGTTCCGTTGAAGCTCATATGCTCGATAAAATGAGCCAAACCTCTTTGTTCTTCCGTTTCCAGGATAGAACCAACTTTGTTCACCAGGTAAAGGAGCACTCTTTCTTTGGGCTCCTCGTTATGCCTGATAAAGTAAGTAAATCCATTAGGAAGTTTTCCGATACGAACCGCGGTATCCAGCGGTAATACTTTTGCAACGGGCACTCCGGCTGCTTTGGACGCTGTTTTCTGAGCGAGAACCGGCGTAGAAGCCAATACAAAACCAGACAACATTACAAG
This window encodes:
- a CDS encoding M16 family metallopeptidase — encoded protein: MNAKNLHGRSLLVMLSGFVLASTPVLAQKTASKAAGVPVAKVLPLDTAVRIGKLPNGFTYFIRHNEEPKERVLLYLVNKVGSILETEEQRGLAHFIEHMSFNGTKNFPKNELVDYLERSGVRFGADLNAYTSFDETVYQLPLPTKDKELLKNGFRIMRDWAQEATLDETEINKERGVIIEEKRLRKGADERMREQYWSQLLNHSRYADRMPIGIDTVLLYGKPETLRAFYRDWYRPDQQALVVVGDIDVAETEKMVKSLFATLKNPVSLKKRTRYTIPLTGKDQYLIATDPENTTTSAEILWKQPEEKLVTDVDYRKAVVKQLFNQMMGERYAEYYKQPQPPFIQGGVGIQPFMGGLQLFSASARVNNTGGLETGVKAVWREIERVKRFGFTQSELERAKQNVLTSYTASWKEKSKTPSENYVKEYQQYFLDSAAAPGIDYELALVKQLLPGITLADVNKVPATYIKATNRDVIIMAPGKDKAGLPDSATFSRWLQEVSRENITAYKDEAAGTVLLPAKPAPGRIVAQTQLKDVAGIMYTLSNGVKVVVKPTSYKNDEIGFSAFAPGGTSLSSDKGFQSAVNASGIIGSAGVGDFDNTALGKYLTGKQVGVKPFIGDRTQGVNGSAAPEDLETAMQLIYLYFTQPRKDSALFQSILNRSRPQLINRANDPNSVFSDTMNVVLGNYHFRRKAPSVEMLDQIQLDSCLEFYKARFADAAAFTFVFVGNIDTTTFKPLMENYLAALPATHHNQDVRELGIHPPAGMLEKKVYKGKEDKATVRLVFNGTYNYSEENNMAMEAVAEVLNIRLLERLREEESGVYTPSVSAAQSKYPQNRYAINISFGCSPQNVQKLIASTLDEVARLAKDGPATVNLEKFKAQSLNTLGTVTQTNRFWLTYLSSQLQNKEPLDMIGRQSALINKLTAEQVKQSAALYLNTSNYITFVLLPESAK
- a CDS encoding exo-alpha-sialidase, encoding MKTHPLTLLIVILAALPFSSQGQLNLIKLNEDSIFSRPVFENYKAPCLVETGPNELMLSFCGSSSQKSKQTAIWLMKYSGKRWSRPFRIAEGSSSDSIRYICSNPVMFRCGSGKMFLFYKVSSDEKNCWGMLRTSDRKGKKWFEAARLPEGVSGPFAGKPSQLKDGTIMYPLVRELPNKKWGIFIEKTCDQGKTWSNSCIDSTCAFPVVQSNILCYNPDKIQMICRGGENYNLQCRSDDNGSTWMRADTNHLPGPYSEADIITLHSGWQLMAYCKDGQLKLASSRDGLKWQEVAELECSNPCKAGFPSLLQTQDGNIHVTFTNDQRNIKHIVFQERRTEIAAL
- a CDS encoding FAD-dependent oxidoreductase, encoding MINRDGASTSLWQHTIEPYFPVNPVNDNVIFDCIITGGGITGLSTALLLQEQGLKCLVIEAANIGFGTTGGTTAHLNTLLDTPYTVISKNFGEEASRNIAAAVKTAIDLIKTNIARYHISCGFEDADAFLFAQDEEQEKELQDIKKASADAGLSIHDTNAIPVPLPFVAAIKVAGQAKFNPLEYVFGLAKAFEEAGGIILQDTRVTGVVSGSPLVVNTGRGDFTAGHLIYATHIPPGVNLLHLRCVPYRSYAIAATLEDGTYPNDLSYDMYDPYHYYRTQHVNGHDYLIAGGEDHGTGKEEDTNRCLLHLESHIRKHFKVKEINYRWSSQYFEPADGLPYIGYLPGQQDNIYVATGYGGNGMVYSHVAAQLLKGIIMGEKPALERLLDPNRIKPVAGFTNFVSHNADVVKLFLGKLFSGEKISQLAELAHGEAKIVKYEDHKIALYKNENGALHAISPVCTHMKCEVQWNTAEKSWDCPCHGARYDFNGKAITGPADLDLEKLSLD
- a CDS encoding GNAT family N-acetyltransferase — encoded protein: MNQVSRTLLSLHYRSALTTDRQALKALAWLSYSEYTQYMTPEDAVKLKTNMHSDAVWDSILSVAQGFVCTCEDKIVGMSFLVPSGNAWDIFQAEWSYIRMVGVDPDLKGYGIASRLMQQCIAHARSTNETIVALHTSEKMNAARHIYEKQGFKVLKEIAPRLGIRYWLYTMQL
- a CDS encoding DUF4268 domain-containing protein — translated: MYTKEDISRQKQAFWTTFGRYMQPVLSAEGTAVSWVNYKTGIPGIQFKMDADHKHTRIAITCSHKDASLRVLQYQRLTQMKAMLEEELQGEMWDWQENLTDEWGKTIDAVSKTLANVSIHRKEDWPAMISFLKQRIIALDAFWSMARYGFEEFL